The Cylindrospermum stagnale PCC 7417 genome segment GTAACAGTGGCAAATGCTGCACCACCCACATCAGTTTTGGCTCAAGGTCCGGCGGGGATTTTTGTGGATGATGGGTTGCTAGATTTAACAATTGTCGCTCCAGTTAGTAAAGCGGGTGCGATCGCGGCAACGTTCCATCTATTTCAAACTGCTTCTACTGGTACAGCTGTGGAACGGAACGATATTGGCTATTTGCGAGGCAAACAATTTAAAATCACCACAGATCCACCGCAGAAGGTGGTCGTGGATGGTGAGTTAGTCGGGACAACGCCGATCGAAGTGAGGTGTGTACCCGCAGGTTTAACGATTTTTGTGCCTACAGTAGAAGAAGAGGTACTAACGGAAAAATTAGAGGGACTGCCTAATTTGACTGTGGAGTTGAAAGAGACAGCAGATAATGGAGAGTAAGCTGCTTTGAAACTTGTTTCCGATTCGGCGATCGCTAAAAAAATTCACAAAATGCAGCAGCGGGTACGATGGCAAGATCCGTTAATTAAGGAACGGAACATCGACCAAACGCAGCTAGTGCTGGAAGATGGTCAAGAAAATGATCCTGAGTTCTCATTTTTGGTTGTGGGTGACAGTGGTTCAGGAAGTCACCGGGGACACAACCCCCAACGTCAGGTAGCGAAACTCATGCTTGAACATCACGAAGCATGCCGTTTTATGTTGCACACGGGTGATGTAGTCTATTTAGTCGGGTCGAGTGAATACTACCAGCAGAACTTTATCAAACCTTACCGCGAGTTTCTCGTAGGCGGTGAGCATCCCCAGGGCATCGCCTACGACCAAATGGTTTTTAAACTGCCGATTCTCCCTGTGCTGGGAAATCACGATTACTATGATTTGCCGATGCTCTTGAGTTTAATATCGCTGACGACACTACCTGTCCGTCATTTATTGCGATCGCGTTTAGACTTGGATGTGGGCTTGCATGGTTCAGGAGTAGGTGACGCTTATGCCAAGGCTTTTCTCGACTACCTTCAGAGGTTTAATTCCCCAGCGGAGTTAGCCCAACACTTAGATAAATACTACACTGCCGAGATAGACAACGGGCGCTGTCTTAACTACCAGCCTGGAAGCTTCACCCGTCTCCCCAATCGTTACTATACCTTTCGCTACGGTGGTATAGACTTCTTTGCTTTGGACTCGAATACATTTAATGATCCGCCACCGCTACCGAAAACCAAAAAAGGCGCAGCAGACCGCAGACTTTTGCAGCAACGCCGAGAGGATTTAGAGCAGTCCAAGCGGCAAATTATGGAAGTTTCAACCAAGCTAAATCCT includes the following:
- a CDS encoding metallophosphoesterase family protein; this translates as MKLVSDSAIAKKIHKMQQRVRWQDPLIKERNIDQTQLVLEDGQENDPEFSFLVVGDSGSGSHRGHNPQRQVAKLMLEHHEACRFMLHTGDVVYLVGSSEYYQQNFIKPYREFLVGGEHPQGIAYDQMVFKLPILPVLGNHDYYDLPMLLSLISLTTLPVRHLLRSRLDLDVGLHGSGVGDAYAKAFLDYLQRFNSPAELAQHLDKYYTAEIDNGRCLNYQPGSFTRLPNRYYTFRYGGIDFFALDSNTFNDPPPLPKTKKGAADRRLLQQRREDLEQSKRQIMEVSTKLNPENHSDADELDDLQTKLSQIEEIILDIDKQLNSDQSTQTDIAQLEWLKEKLIVSWNTAEVRGRVIYFHHPPYVTEATKWQQAQTLAIRSRLRGVLDAVAKTVGSLSQGRPLVDLVLNGHAHCLEHLQTGDTGHGDAHIQWIVCGGSGFSLRHQRTEGPDLLESFAAGGKQENRLVARSQLFVGRSGQGSHKRRPYSCLRIDVKGSRHPQFIVRPLVAEWYQRQWHNQELEPIII